In one window of Deinococcus radiotolerans DNA:
- a CDS encoding sulfite exporter TauE/SafE family protein, protein MISAVTLAVIGVGLLAGVLGAILGLGGGVVVVPALEFLLPHFGRDITIAQAVAISQIGVLAVGLSGAASYLQQGLVRARTGYLLSPYTIVGGAAGSFLGLILPARAVATVFAALLLYSAYNLLRGLKRVEVEREPSRLVPPAMTFAGIMSGLLGIGGGTVQVPVLNLMAGVPIRQAIATSTFIMGLTAVGNALVYQAGGLLDLRLAAGVALGVLIGARAGASLQSRIPAAQLKLFFSLLLIFTALQLLWKYWGQA, encoded by the coding sequence ATGATCAGCGCCGTGACCCTGGCCGTCATCGGCGTGGGCCTCCTGGCCGGCGTGCTCGGCGCGATTCTGGGCCTGGGGGGCGGCGTGGTCGTGGTGCCCGCGCTGGAATTCCTGCTGCCGCACTTCGGGCGGGACATCACCATCGCTCAAGCGGTCGCGATCAGCCAGATCGGTGTGCTCGCGGTGGGCCTGAGCGGCGCGGCCAGTTACCTGCAACAGGGCCTCGTGCGCGCCCGGACCGGGTACCTCCTCTCGCCGTACACCATCGTGGGCGGCGCCGCCGGGTCGTTCCTGGGTCTGATCCTCCCGGCCCGCGCGGTCGCCACTGTGTTCGCGGCGCTGCTGCTGTACTCCGCGTACAACCTTCTGCGCGGCCTGAAACGCGTGGAGGTCGAACGGGAACCCTCCCGCCTGGTGCCGCCCGCGATGACCTTCGCGGGCATCATGAGTGGCCTGCTGGGCATTGGCGGCGGCACCGTGCAGGTTCCGGTGCTGAACCTCATGGCGGGCGTGCCCATCCGGCAGGCCATCGCCACGAGCACCTTCATCATGGGTCTGACCGCCGTCGGCAACGCGCTGGTGTACCAGGCGGGAGGCCTGCTCGATCTGCGCCTGGCGGCCGGGGTGGCGCTGGGCGTCCTGATCGGCGCGCGCGCCGGGGCCAGCCTGCAGAGCCGCATTCCCGCCGCGCAACTGAAACTGTTCTTCAGCCTGCTTCTGATCTTCACCGCCCTGCAACTCCTGTGGAAGTACTGGGGGCAGGCGTGA
- a CDS encoding phosphotransferase gives MNAPELPALSARQVAALLRAPSDAVSLLGVGSDHRAYALGEDLVVRLPRWPGGAEALRREARLLAWLTPRLPGAALPEVLHLGDPAPLAPEGFSVARRVPGLSALGQPLSDPGALGGVLGGWLADLHRLNPQGSRLGVDLDPTGHDWRDAALDDLHVASAAGVLPEAGTWAARVQNVPDLREVEPVPIHGDFAAEHAHLDGQGRLVGVLDWADAALGDPARDLAGLLHWGDPAVVQAARSVYPASGAVWERAAWYALCRALGDLAFAVREGRPAYLEAGRRALEGVRAWWTNDPPPP, from the coding sequence GTGAATGCCCCGGAACTTCCGGCCCTGAGTGCGCGGCAGGTGGCGGCCCTGCTGCGCGCCCCGTCAGACGCGGTGAGCCTGCTGGGCGTGGGCAGCGATCACCGCGCCTACGCACTGGGGGAGGACCTTGTCGTTCGTCTGCCCCGCTGGCCCGGCGGGGCAGAGGCCCTGCGGCGCGAAGCGCGGTTGCTGGCGTGGCTGACCCCCCGGCTGCCCGGCGCGGCGCTGCCGGAGGTGCTTCACCTGGGTGACCCGGCGCCCCTGGCCCCGGAGGGCTTCAGCGTGGCGCGGCGCGTACCCGGCTTGTCGGCACTGGGGCAGCCGCTATCCGATCCGGGTGCGCTGGGCGGGGTGCTGGGGGGCTGGCTGGCCGACCTGCACAGGCTGAACCCGCAGGGCTCCAGGCTGGGCGTGGATCTCGATCCGACCGGGCACGACTGGCGGGACGCCGCGCTGGACGACCTGCACGTCGCGTCGGCGGCAGGGGTGCTGCCGGAGGCCGGGACCTGGGCGGCTCGCGTACAGAACGTGCCCGACCTGCGGGAGGTGGAGCCGGTGCCCATTCACGGGGATTTCGCCGCCGAGCACGCTCACCTGGACGGGCAGGGGCGACTGGTGGGCGTGCTGGACTGGGCGGACGCGGCGCTGGGGGACCCGGCGCGGGATCTGGCGGGACTGCTCCACTGGGGTGACCCGGCAGTGGTGCAGGCGGCGCGGAGCGTATACCCGGCGTCCGGGGCGGTGTGGGAGCGCGCGGCGTGGTACGCGCTGTGCCGCGCGCTGGGTGACCTGGCGTTCGCGGTGCGGGAGGGGCGGCCGGCGTACCTGGAGGCGGGACGGCGGGCGCTGGAGGGGGTGCGGGCTTGGTGGACAAACGACCCGCCCCCGCCTTAA
- a CDS encoding 3-hydroxyacyl-CoA dehydrogenase/enoyl-CoA hydratase family protein — translation MKIQKAAVIGAGVMGAAIAAQLANAGIPVTLLDIVLPDNPDRNFLAKSGVQRALKARPAAFMDPARAALIQVGNLEDDLKKLKDADWIIEAIIEKLDAKRDLWAKVEAVAKKTAIISSNSSGIPMHLQIEGRGEDFQRRFVGAHFFNPPRYLHLLEVIPTPKTDPAIVKTFSEFAETTLGKGIVVANDVPGFVANRIGVYGIVRAMDHMVKAGLTPAQVDQLTGPALGRASSATFRTADLSGLDIIYHVSNDLGKATPDDEDFTLTPAFRTLVEEKKWLGDKTGSGFYKKTKDEKGKTKILNLNLDTFEYEDQGKVKVAAVEAVKGQPLAARVKALYGAEGKEGDFLRGVMNDGFWYAAKMAGNVSNRLQDIDNALKWGFGWEQGPFETMDTLGVQTVIANLEAEGRTLPPLLAAMKASGRDAFYQNGEIVTPGGQPTAYEAPYFILTDLKKDATKIVKKRAGASVIDLGDGVLLAEWHAKMNALGEDQLRTVQDAHKLVQDMGYAGLVIGNQGDNFSAGANLPLILSQAQADEWDELDDMIKQFQQVTTSLRFSPHPTVAAPFGLTLGGGAEFTLHADHVVASAELYMGLVEVGVGLIPGGGGTKEMLLRFTDQQQPSQRLGATLLPAVQRAFELIGTAKVSTSALEARNLGFLRDTDTVAMNKNHILEDAKRQVLALAPGYVQPTPRQDIPVMGDAAIGAIKSALHGMHQGGYITDYDLVVSEQLARVLSGGTGNNRTAKVSEQHLLDLEREAFLTLLGKKGTQQRIEHMLKTGKPLRN, via the coding sequence ATGAAGATTCAGAAAGCCGCAGTCATCGGCGCAGGCGTCATGGGCGCTGCCATCGCCGCCCAGCTCGCCAACGCCGGGATTCCCGTCACCCTGCTGGACATCGTCCTGCCCGACAACCCCGACCGCAACTTCCTCGCTAAGAGCGGCGTGCAGCGCGCCCTGAAAGCCCGCCCCGCCGCCTTCATGGACCCGGCCCGCGCCGCCCTGATCCAGGTCGGCAACCTCGAAGACGACCTGAAAAAACTCAAGGACGCCGACTGGATCATCGAGGCGATCATCGAGAAACTCGACGCCAAACGCGACCTGTGGGCCAAAGTTGAGGCCGTCGCCAAGAAGACCGCGATCATCTCCAGCAACTCCAGCGGCATCCCCATGCACCTCCAGATCGAGGGCCGCGGTGAGGACTTCCAGCGCCGCTTCGTGGGCGCGCACTTCTTCAACCCGCCCCGCTACCTGCACCTGCTGGAAGTCATCCCCACGCCCAAGACCGACCCGGCGATCGTGAAGACCTTCAGCGAGTTCGCGGAAACCACCCTCGGCAAGGGCATCGTGGTCGCCAACGACGTGCCGGGCTTCGTCGCCAACCGCATCGGCGTGTACGGCATCGTCCGCGCTATGGACCACATGGTCAAGGCCGGACTGACCCCCGCGCAGGTGGACCAGCTCACGGGCCCCGCCCTGGGACGCGCCAGCAGCGCCACCTTCCGCACCGCCGACCTGTCCGGCCTGGACATCATCTACCACGTGTCCAACGACCTCGGGAAGGCCACCCCCGACGACGAGGACTTCACCCTCACGCCCGCCTTCCGCACCCTGGTCGAAGAGAAGAAGTGGCTGGGCGACAAGACCGGCAGCGGCTTCTACAAGAAGACCAAGGACGAGAAGGGCAAGACCAAGATCCTCAACCTGAACCTCGACACCTTCGAGTACGAGGACCAGGGCAAGGTCAAGGTCGCTGCCGTCGAAGCCGTCAAGGGCCAGCCGCTCGCGGCCCGCGTGAAGGCCCTGTACGGCGCCGAAGGCAAAGAAGGCGACTTCCTGCGCGGCGTCATGAACGACGGCTTCTGGTACGCCGCCAAGATGGCCGGCAATGTCAGCAACCGCCTCCAGGACATCGACAACGCCCTCAAGTGGGGCTTCGGCTGGGAACAGGGTCCCTTCGAGACGATGGACACCCTCGGCGTCCAGACCGTCATCGCCAACCTCGAGGCCGAGGGCCGCACCCTGCCCCCCCTGCTGGCCGCCATGAAAGCCAGTGGCCGCGACGCCTTCTACCAGAACGGCGAGATTGTCACCCCCGGAGGCCAGCCCACCGCGTACGAGGCCCCGTACTTCATCCTGACCGACCTGAAGAAGGACGCCACGAAGATCGTCAAGAAACGCGCCGGGGCCAGTGTCATCGACCTGGGCGACGGCGTGCTGCTCGCCGAATGGCACGCCAAGATGAACGCCCTCGGCGAGGACCAGCTCCGCACCGTGCAGGACGCCCACAAGCTCGTGCAGGACATGGGCTACGCGGGCCTCGTCATCGGCAACCAGGGCGACAACTTCAGCGCGGGCGCGAACCTCCCCCTGATCCTCTCGCAGGCGCAGGCGGACGAGTGGGACGAACTCGACGACATGATCAAGCAGTTCCAGCAGGTCACCACCTCGCTGCGCTTCAGCCCCCACCCCACCGTCGCCGCCCCCTTCGGCCTGACGCTCGGCGGCGGCGCCGAGTTCACCCTGCACGCCGACCACGTCGTCGCCAGCGCCGAACTGTACATGGGCCTCGTGGAAGTCGGCGTGGGCCTCATCCCCGGCGGCGGCGGCACCAAGGAAATGCTGCTGCGCTTCACGGATCAACAGCAGCCCAGCCAGCGCCTCGGCGCCACCCTGCTGCCCGCCGTGCAACGCGCCTTCGAACTCATCGGCACCGCCAAGGTGAGCACCAGCGCCCTCGAAGCCCGCAACCTCGGCTTCCTGCGCGACACCGACACCGTCGCCATGAATAAAAACCACATCCTTGAGGACGCCAAGCGTCAGGTCCTCGCCCTGGCCCCCGGCTACGTGCAACCCACCCCCCGCCAGGACATCCCCGTCATGGGCGACGCCGCCATCGGCGCGATCAAGAGCGCCCTGCACGGCATGCATCAGGGCGGCTACATCACCGACTACGACCTCGTCGTCAGCGAACAGCTCGCCCGGGTCCTGTCCGGCGGCACCGGCAACAACCGCACCGCCAAGGTCAGCGAACAGCACCTCCTCGACCTCGAACGCGAAGCCTTCCTCACCCTCCTCGGGAAGAAAGGCACCCAGCAGCGCATCGAGCACATGCTCAAGACCGGCAAACCCCTGCGCAACTGA
- a CDS encoding alpha/beta hydrolase family protein, which produces MTRLTDRLLNVRKRRALGWAALAYAGVVLAGALVGADITLRSKTRWVKGVFVPVGRRGNEVYLPASSETLSRGPIGIVPLLPNKGHAVLGERQVVGTLVRRPVQEERGVLPNGALAWASTFVYNGTPAQLGVEFEDTNVHTPLGDMPAWHIPPSGDTPGRADAVVIVIHGHGGQRAQALRMLPALRRTGAASLFVTFRNAHGAPRSESGYLTLGDQEAEDVISALHWAQQAGYRRAVLYGFSMGGNIALSALRERHQPYPIPVTGVMLDCPALDWRATILSQGQRFGLPPFLARHVATFTQWVVTRRSGQDFDTVDQIRAAPGFNLPILMWHGTRDRTIPIAQADRLAAARPDLIEYHRVEGGKHIRVWNINPEQYDAQLETFIGKVLPEVEG; this is translated from the coding sequence ATGACCCGCCTGACCGACCGACTCCTGAACGTCCGCAAACGCCGCGCCCTCGGCTGGGCCGCCCTGGCCTACGCCGGGGTGGTGCTGGCCGGTGCGCTGGTGGGCGCCGATATCACCCTGCGCAGCAAGACGCGCTGGGTGAAGGGCGTGTTCGTGCCGGTGGGTCGGCGCGGGAACGAGGTGTACCTGCCCGCGAGCAGCGAAACCCTGTCGCGCGGCCCCATCGGGATCGTGCCGCTGCTCCCGAACAAGGGACACGCGGTGCTGGGTGAGCGGCAGGTCGTGGGCACTCTGGTGCGCCGCCCGGTGCAGGAGGAACGCGGCGTGCTGCCCAACGGCGCGCTCGCGTGGGCCAGCACCTTCGTGTACAACGGCACGCCCGCCCAGCTGGGCGTCGAGTTCGAGGACACGAACGTGCACACGCCGCTGGGCGACATGCCCGCGTGGCACATTCCGCCCAGCGGCGACACCCCGGGCCGCGCGGACGCCGTCGTGATCGTCATCCACGGTCACGGCGGCCAGCGTGCCCAGGCGCTGCGGATGCTGCCCGCGCTGCGGCGCACCGGCGCGGCCAGCCTGTTCGTCACGTTCCGCAACGCGCACGGCGCCCCCCGCAGCGAGAGCGGTTACCTGACCCTGGGCGACCAGGAAGCCGAGGACGTCATCAGCGCCCTGCACTGGGCGCAGCAGGCCGGGTACAGGCGGGCCGTGCTGTACGGCTTCAGCATGGGCGGCAACATCGCCCTCAGCGCCCTGCGCGAACGGCACCAGCCGTACCCCATTCCCGTCACGGGCGTCATGCTCGACTGCCCCGCGCTGGACTGGCGGGCCACCATCCTCTCCCAGGGCCAACGCTTCGGCCTCCCACCCTTCCTCGCGCGGCACGTCGCCACCTTCACCCAGTGGGTCGTGACACGCCGCAGCGGCCAGGACTTCGACACCGTCGACCAGATCCGCGCCGCACCCGGCTTCAACCTCCCCATCCTCATGTGGCACGGCACGCGCGACCGCACCATCCCCATCGCGCAGGCCGACAGGCTGGCCGCCGCCCGCCCCGACCTCATTGAATACCACCGGGTCGAAGGCGGCAAACACATCCGCGTGTGGAACATCAACCCCGAGCAGTACGACGCCCAACTCGAAACCTTCATCGGCAAAGTCCTGCCAGAGGTAGAGGGATGA
- a CDS encoding thiolase family protein yields the protein MRDAVIVSAVRTPVGRGVKGTLANTRPDDLAALVLNEAVKRAGVDAGIVEDVYLGCAIPEAEQGLNVARLAALRAGMPDSVGGVTVNRFCSSGLQTIAMAAAAIQAGQADVMLAGGVESMSFVPMSGHNPSPNPELVDARPGAYIGMGMTAENVAAKYGISREDQDAFAFRSHQRAAAAQDAGKFDAEIVPVPVRVDKLKGTKMKSETVNFDKDELIRRDANLADMAKVRPAFKATGSVSAANSSPFSDGAAAVLIMSGEKAQELGVKPLAKFLGFAVAGVEPELMGIGPIKAVPKVLAQTGLTLDDIDLIELNEAFAAQSLAVARELGLNQDIMNVNGGAIALGHPLGCSGAKLATTAIYELQRRGGGKALITMCIGGGMGAAGIIEVYGADQAAD from the coding sequence ATGCGCGATGCTGTTATTGTTTCTGCCGTCCGGACGCCTGTTGGTCGTGGCGTGAAAGGCACCCTGGCGAACACCCGCCCCGACGATCTGGCGGCGCTGGTACTGAACGAGGCCGTGAAGCGCGCCGGTGTGGACGCCGGTATCGTCGAGGACGTGTATCTCGGCTGCGCGATTCCCGAGGCGGAGCAGGGCCTGAACGTGGCCCGTCTGGCCGCGCTGCGCGCCGGGATGCCCGACAGCGTGGGCGGCGTGACCGTGAACCGCTTCTGCTCCAGTGGCCTGCAGACCATCGCCATGGCGGCGGCGGCCATTCAGGCCGGGCAGGCGGACGTGATGCTGGCCGGTGGCGTGGAGAGCATGAGCTTCGTGCCCATGAGCGGCCACAACCCCAGCCCGAACCCGGAACTGGTGGACGCCCGTCCCGGCGCGTACATCGGCATGGGCATGACCGCCGAGAACGTCGCCGCGAAGTACGGCATCAGCCGCGAGGATCAGGACGCGTTCGCCTTCCGCAGCCACCAGCGCGCCGCGGCGGCGCAGGACGCCGGGAAGTTCGACGCCGAGATCGTGCCCGTCCCCGTCCGCGTGGATAAACTGAAGGGCACGAAGATGAAGTCCGAAACCGTGAACTTCGACAAGGACGAACTCATCCGCCGGGACGCGAACCTCGCGGACATGGCGAAGGTGCGCCCCGCGTTCAAGGCGACAGGCTCGGTCAGCGCCGCGAACAGCAGCCCCTTCAGTGATGGCGCGGCCGCCGTGCTCATCATGAGCGGCGAGAAGGCGCAGGAACTCGGCGTGAAACCGCTGGCGAAGTTCCTCGGCTTCGCCGTGGCAGGCGTGGAGCCCGAACTGATGGGCATCGGCCCCATCAAGGCCGTGCCGAAGGTGCTCGCGCAGACCGGCCTGACCCTCGACGACATCGACCTGATCGAACTGAACGAGGCGTTCGCCGCGCAGTCCCTCGCCGTAGCGCGGGAACTGGGCCTGAACCAGGACATCATGAACGTCAACGGCGGCGCCATCGCCCTGGGCCACCCCCTAGGCTGCAGCGGCGCGAAACTCGCCACGACCGCCATCTACGAACTGCAACGCCGTGGGGGCGGGAAGGCCCTGATCACCATGTGCATCGGTGGGGGCATGGGCGCCGCCGGGATCATCGAAGTGTACGGCGCGGACCAGGCCGCCGACTGA
- a CDS encoding cation:proton antiporter produces MVVFKGLGWRAALPLGVLLSGGALAASSAGTADLLFGLFWVVLAAAVFGTVASKLGVPAVVGQVLAGILIGPSVLSLVRPDEFLLSLAELGAVFLLFMVGLETRFRDLLSVGKEALLVAVLGIAFPLALGFGFGLWQGQENVSALFVGTALVATSVGITAKVLQEMGVLDARFAQVILGAAVIDDILGLTLLAVVSGLGAGESMSAGQVGLILGLSVGFVALVLALGIPLIRRFQPRLRNLSLSRMFNVAIVVGLGVAALSTVAGLAPIIGAFLAGMVLAEVKDELEFESKVHALESFLAPVFFVAVGLQLDLSVLGDPVVIVAGLILTVLAVIGKVAGGLIGARSMGGRQSLLVGVGMVPRGEVGLIVASLGLAAGVIGKQVYAEVLLMVLLTTVLAPLVLRALAPRPERDAPAA; encoded by the coding sequence ATGGTGGTGTTCAAGGGATTGGGTTGGCGTGCGGCGCTGCCGCTGGGGGTGCTGCTGTCGGGCGGCGCGCTGGCGGCGAGTTCGGCGGGAACGGCGGACCTGCTGTTCGGGCTGTTCTGGGTGGTGCTGGCCGCGGCGGTGTTCGGGACGGTGGCCTCGAAGCTGGGTGTTCCGGCGGTGGTGGGGCAGGTGCTGGCCGGGATTCTGATCGGGCCGAGCGTGCTGAGTCTGGTCCGCCCGGACGAGTTCCTGCTCAGTCTCGCGGAGTTGGGCGCGGTGTTCCTGCTGTTCATGGTGGGTCTGGAGACCCGCTTCCGGGATCTGCTGTCGGTGGGGAAGGAGGCACTGCTCGTGGCGGTGCTGGGCATCGCGTTCCCGCTGGCGCTGGGCTTCGGGTTCGGGCTGTGGCAGGGGCAGGAGAACGTCAGTGCGCTGTTCGTGGGAACGGCCCTGGTGGCGACGTCGGTGGGCATCACGGCAAAGGTGTTGCAGGAGATGGGCGTGCTGGACGCCCGGTTCGCGCAGGTGATCCTGGGCGCGGCCGTCATCGACGACATCCTGGGCCTGACGCTGCTGGCGGTCGTGAGCGGCCTGGGCGCCGGGGAGAGCATGAGTGCCGGGCAGGTGGGCCTGATCCTGGGCCTCAGCGTGGGGTTCGTGGCGCTGGTGCTCGCGCTGGGCATCCCGCTCATCCGCCGCTTCCAGCCCCGACTGCGGAACCTGAGCCTGTCACGCATGTTCAACGTGGCGATCGTGGTGGGCCTGGGCGTGGCCGCGCTGAGCACCGTGGCGGGTCTCGCGCCCATCATCGGGGCGTTCCTGGCGGGCATGGTGCTGGCCGAGGTGAAGGACGAACTGGAGTTCGAGTCGAAGGTGCACGCCCTGGAATCCTTCCTGGCGCCGGTGTTCTTCGTGGCCGTGGGCTTGCAGCTCGACCTGAGCGTGCTGGGTGACCCGGTCGTGATCGTCGCGGGCCTGATCCTGACGGTGCTGGCGGTGATCGGCAAGGTTGCGGGCGGCCTGATCGGCGCGCGCAGCATGGGCGGAAGGCAGTCGCTGCTGGTCGGTGTGGGCATGGTCCCGCGTGGCGAGGTCGGGTTGATCGTCGCCAGCCTGGGCCTCGCGGCGGGCGTGATCGGCAAGCAGGTGTACGCCGAGGTGCTGCTCATGGTCCTTCTGACGACCGTGCTGGCGCCGCTGGTGCTGCGCGCCCTGGCCCCCCGCCCGGAACGGGACGCACCCGCCGCCTGA
- a CDS encoding 23S rRNA (cytosine(2499)-C(5))-methyltransferase, whose translation MPDVPAAPTRSRLRLRVSPAAEAHVRAGHPWVYESSLRAQSRDGDAGELAVIYDRRDRFLAIGLFDPDSPLRVRVLHQGTPATLDDAWWAARLDEALLRRAPLFGLDTDGYRVVNGESDGFPGLVVDRYASTLVVKLYTAAWFPHLERMLGLLAERFPEFALVLRLSRNIQTRAREEGLFDGQLLAGRVGSGTVVFHETGLAFEAEVLRGQKTGFFLDQRDNRRRVEKYARGRRVLNAFSFSGGFSLYAARGGAAHVVSLDISAHALDSAERNYALNPKLTAPHETVQADVFEWLAETDCEFDLVILDPPSLARRETERAGAIRAYRKLAADGIRRLAPGGILLSASCSAHVSAEEFWDVVRDAATRSGRKWRELHTSQHAPDHHATFAEAQYLKAIFIQFD comes from the coding sequence ATGCCGGACGTTCCCGCCGCCCCCACCCGTTCCCGCCTGAGACTGCGGGTGTCCCCCGCTGCCGAGGCGCACGTGCGCGCCGGGCACCCCTGGGTGTACGAGTCCAGCCTGCGTGCCCAGAGCCGCGACGGCGACGCGGGGGAACTGGCCGTGATCTACGACCGCCGCGACCGCTTCCTGGCGATCGGGCTGTTCGACCCGGACAGCCCGCTGCGGGTGCGGGTGCTGCACCAGGGCACCCCGGCCACGCTGGACGACGCGTGGTGGGCGGCGCGGCTGGACGAGGCGCTGCTGCGCCGCGCGCCGCTGTTCGGCCTGGACACCGACGGGTACCGCGTCGTGAACGGCGAGTCCGACGGGTTTCCCGGGCTGGTCGTGGACCGCTACGCGAGCACGCTGGTCGTGAAGCTGTACACCGCCGCGTGGTTCCCGCACCTGGAGCGCATGCTGGGCCTCCTCGCCGAGCGCTTCCCGGAGTTCGCGCTGGTGCTGCGCCTGAGCCGCAACATCCAGACCCGCGCCCGCGAGGAGGGCCTGTTCGACGGTCAGCTCCTCGCAGGCCGCGTCGGGAGCGGCACCGTCGTCTTCCACGAGACCGGACTGGCCTTCGAGGCGGAGGTGCTGCGCGGCCAGAAGACCGGGTTCTTCCTCGACCAGCGTGACAACCGCCGCCGCGTCGAGAAGTACGCGCGGGGCCGCCGCGTCCTGAACGCCTTCTCGTTCAGCGGCGGCTTCAGCCTGTACGCCGCGCGGGGCGGGGCGGCGCACGTCGTCAGCCTCGACATCAGCGCGCACGCGCTGGACAGCGCTGAACGCAACTACGCCCTGAACCCGAAACTCACCGCCCCGCACGAGACCGTCCAGGCCGACGTGTTCGAATGGCTCGCCGAGACCGACTGCGAATTCGACCTCGTGATCCTCGACCCGCCCTCCCTGGCCCGCCGCGAGACGGAACGGGCAGGCGCGATCCGCGCGTACAGGAAACTCGCCGCCGACGGCATCCGCCGCCTCGCGCCCGGCGGTATCCTCCTGAGCGCCTCGTGCTCCGCGCACGTCAGCGCCGAGGAATTCTGGGACGTCGTCCGCGACGCCGCCACCCGCTCCGGCCGCAAGTGGCGCGAACTGCACACCAGCCAGCACGCCCCCGACCACCACGCGACCTTCGCGGAAGCGCAGTACCTCAAGGCCATCTTCATCCAGTTCGACTGA
- the dinB gene encoding DNA polymerase IV produces MPAPRKIIHVDMDAFYASVEQRDDARLRGRPVAVAWGGRRSVVLTASYEARPFGVRSAMPLYRALERCPELVAVEPRFEAYREVSAQIRAVFAAFTPLVEPLSLDEAYLDVTAPLMGGPSATRIAQAIRRQIREGTGLTAGVSVNKFLAKLASGLHKPDGLTVILPDQVDALLAGLKVGDFHGIGPATAAKLAGMGIRTGADLRAADPAGLTARFGVHGAHFSRIARGLDDRPVEPDRPHRSVGTEETYGHDLRGVDAVAARLPVLAQGVERRLERAGLAARTVVLKLKFDDRSVITRRVTLPLPVHTAQELARAAARLLTPELLAGRGVRLAGITAAGLVPAGQVPTQPLLLGG; encoded by the coding sequence GTGCCGGCGCCCCGCAAGATCATTCACGTGGACATGGACGCCTTCTACGCGTCGGTGGAGCAGCGGGATGACGCGCGGCTGCGGGGGCGGCCCGTGGCGGTCGCGTGGGGTGGGCGGCGCTCGGTGGTCCTGACCGCGAGTTACGAGGCGCGGCCCTTCGGGGTGCGGTCGGCGATGCCGCTGTACCGAGCGCTGGAGCGCTGCCCGGAGCTGGTGGCGGTGGAGCCGAGGTTCGAGGCGTACCGCGAGGTGAGTGCGCAGATCCGCGCAGTGTTCGCCGCGTTCACGCCGCTGGTGGAGCCGCTGTCGCTGGACGAGGCGTACCTGGACGTCACGGCGCCCCTGATGGGTGGGCCGAGTGCGACGCGGATTGCGCAGGCGATCCGGCGGCAGATCCGCGAGGGGACGGGCCTGACGGCGGGCGTGAGCGTGAACAAGTTCCTGGCGAAACTCGCGAGCGGCTTGCACAAGCCTGATGGGCTGACCGTGATCCTGCCGGATCAGGTGGACGCGCTGCTGGCGGGGTTGAAGGTGGGGGACTTTCACGGGATTGGCCCGGCGACCGCGGCGAAACTGGCCGGGATGGGCATCCGCACGGGCGCGGACCTGCGCGCCGCCGACCCGGCAGGCCTGACGGCACGCTTCGGGGTGCATGGCGCGCACTTCTCGCGGATCGCGCGGGGCCTGGACGACCGCCCGGTCGAGCCGGACCGCCCGCACCGCAGCGTGGGCACCGAGGAGACCTACGGGCATGACCTGCGCGGCGTGGACGCGGTGGCGGCCCGGCTGCCCGTGCTGGCGCAGGGGGTGGAACGCCGCCTGGAACGGGCCGGCCTGGCCGCGCGGACGGTGGTGCTGAAACTGAAGTTCGACGACCGCAGCGTCATCACGCGCCGGGTCACCCTCCCGCTGCCTGTTCATACCGCGCAGGAGCTGGCCCGCGCCGCTGCGCGCCTCCTGACGCCGGAGCTGCTCGCGGGCCGGGGCGTGCGGCTGGCGGGCATCACGGCGGCTGGACTGGTCCCAGCGGGGCAGGTGCCCACGCAACCGCTGCTGCTGGGCGGGTAG
- a CDS encoding HAD family hydrolase, with amino-acid sequence MTLPLRAVIFDLDDTLFDDTGCTYAGLRALAAQSGLSVSPAELFARHAAHIRAIDPLLFRGELTAHGARVLRFTRLLTELGVPDPDGEAATVTYREAYRAAWAPLPGAADVLRDLRAAGLRLAVLTNYVREVQALKLAHFGLDTLVDAVLCVEEVPAAKPDPRAYHAACAALAVTPQEAVMVGDSWEKDVQGARRAGLRAVWVNRAGTTGPDPAVPVASRLADLPAALGVPVLTRG; translated from the coding sequence GTGACTCTGCCTCTGCGCGCCGTGATTTTCGACCTGGACGACACGCTGTTCGACGATACGGGCTGCACGTACGCGGGCCTGCGTGCCCTGGCGGCGCAGTCTGGCCTGAGCGTTTCGCCCGCTGAGCTGTTCGCGCGGCACGCGGCGCACATCCGCGCCATCGACCCGCTGCTGTTCCGGGGCGAGCTGACCGCACACGGCGCGCGGGTGCTGCGCTTCACGCGCCTCCTGACCGAGCTGGGCGTGCCCGATCCGGACGGCGAGGCGGCGACCGTCACGTACCGGGAGGCGTACCGCGCCGCCTGGGCGCCCCTGCCCGGCGCGGCGGACGTGCTGCGGGACCTGCGCGCCGCCGGGCTGCGACTGGCCGTCCTGACGAACTACGTGCGCGAGGTGCAGGCCCTGAAACTCGCGCACTTCGGTCTGGACACCTTGGTGGACGCGGTGCTGTGCGTCGAGGAGGTCCCGGCGGCGAAACCCGACCCGCGCGCCTACCACGCCGCCTGCGCCGCGCTGGCCGTCACTCCACAGGAGGCCGTGATGGTGGGGGACTCCTGGGAGAAGGACGTGCAGGGCGCCCGCCGGGCCGGACTGCGGGCGGTGTGGGTGAACCGCGCAGGGACGACCGGGCCCGACCCGGCCGTGCCGGTCGCATCGCGGCTGGCCGACCTGCCCGCCGCGCTGGGCGTACCGGTCCTTACTCGCGGGTGA